One region of Streptomyces leeuwenhoekii genomic DNA includes:
- a CDS encoding ATP-binding protein, whose amino-acid sequence MVRRLLERQQAGELATRHVRAVAETVGVSERTVWRWLEQAKTTGQMEAPVRQGYAVSDEVWALLGEVGGNVAELRRRLAAAGGGDSVPSASTLHRVIRRDRRAGRALMVEREPEVTGPRRPDPLSDLGLNVVAGQGTGGQVFLREQKHLAQVPVLVPGAQVVHTPAVRSVLRTVAHATAVGAVVCLYGDAGQGKTVALQYALSQLPHPARVRRVHVGVHPTVPELRRVLADALELGRRLPRGAGEADLTLVNALRQPRVLVLDEAQRLPGPALEFLRGLWDHPDTDTALVLAGAGSERALRRVPALASRVLTWELVPRLIPREVATVMAAFHPLWEDVSEDDVAWVDEHVGHGNFRTWAKLTSHLTAETYGKSRPVVDRRMLERACARLMGPL is encoded by the coding sequence GTGGTGCGTCGTTTGCTGGAGCGGCAGCAGGCGGGGGAGCTGGCCACGCGGCATGTGCGTGCGGTCGCTGAGACGGTGGGTGTCTCGGAGCGTACGGTGTGGCGCTGGCTGGAGCAGGCCAAGACGACCGGGCAGATGGAGGCGCCGGTCCGGCAGGGCTATGCGGTGTCGGACGAGGTGTGGGCGCTGCTGGGCGAGGTCGGAGGGAATGTTGCTGAGCTGAGGCGCCGGCTGGCCGCGGCTGGCGGCGGGGATTCGGTTCCGTCGGCGTCGACACTGCACCGGGTGATCCGCCGGGACCGCCGGGCGGGCCGGGCGTTGATGGTCGAGCGGGAGCCTGAGGTGACCGGGCCACGTAGACCCGATCCGCTCAGCGATCTGGGCTTGAACGTCGTGGCCGGCCAGGGCACAGGCGGGCAGGTGTTTCTGCGCGAGCAGAAGCATCTGGCGCAGGTCCCGGTCCTGGTGCCGGGCGCGCAGGTGGTGCACACGCCTGCTGTGCGGTCGGTGCTGCGGACGGTCGCGCACGCGACCGCGGTGGGGGCGGTGGTGTGTCTGTACGGCGACGCCGGCCAGGGCAAGACCGTCGCGCTGCAGTACGCCCTGTCCCAGCTGCCGCACCCCGCCCGGGTCCGTCGGGTCCACGTCGGTGTGCACCCGACGGTTCCCGAACTGCGCCGGGTGCTCGCGGACGCCCTCGAGCTGGGCAGGCGTCTGCCGCGCGGGGCGGGGGAGGCCGACCTGACGCTGGTGAACGCGCTACGGCAGCCCCGTGTGCTGGTACTGGACGAGGCACAGCGCCTTCCGGGGCCGGCGCTGGAGTTTCTGCGCGGGCTGTGGGACCACCCGGACACGGACACGGCCCTCGTGCTGGCGGGCGCGGGCAGCGAACGGGCGCTGCGCCGCGTGCCTGCGCTGGCCTCTCGGGTGCTGACCTGGGAGTTGGTGCCGCGCCTCATCCCGCGCGAGGTGGCCACCGTGATGGCTGCCTTCCACCCCCTGTGGGAGGACGTCAGCGAGGACGATGTCGCGTGGGTGGACGAGCATGTGGGACACGGCAATTTCCGGACCTGGGCGAAGCTCACCTCGCACCTGACCGCCGAGACCTACGGCAAGAGCCGGCCGGTGGTGGACCGCCGGATGCTGGAGCGGGCCTGCGCACGGCTCATGGGGCCGCTGTGA
- the tpg gene encoding telomere-protecting terminal protein Tpg, with product MAAQTGVKGVTARVAECWGVYVGKIGDGIERALMTRPVPTGASALRFLMRSEKGSTKHVARLVGVSQRTVQRWVTDRPEMRRRPSAAHTKRIDEVVRARWQPRVRARQRAMAEEDGFVIHTRARFGFAAPAGSSDDPRVRWITQYLPGEVARELFAARDAGAGEQQQTVILARALGHAYFREWGRRAHGLHIAFSDIEFAEFSIG from the coding sequence ATGGCAGCGCAGACGGGCGTTAAAGGTGTGACCGCCAGGGTGGCCGAGTGCTGGGGAGTGTATGTGGGGAAGATAGGTGATGGCATTGAGCGAGCGCTGATGACGCGCCCGGTGCCTACAGGCGCCTCGGCATTGCGCTTTTTGATGAGATCGGAGAAGGGCTCTACGAAGCACGTGGCGCGTCTTGTGGGCGTTTCACAGCGCACCGTGCAGCGATGGGTCACTGATCGGCCGGAAATGCGGCGGCGTCCCAGCGCAGCGCACACGAAGAGGATCGATGAGGTCGTCAGGGCGCGCTGGCAGCCCCGGGTCCGCGCGCGCCAGCGGGCCATGGCCGAAGAGGACGGATTCGTCATCCACACCAGGGCGCGGTTCGGGTTCGCGGCGCCTGCAGGCTCGTCGGACGATCCGCGGGTGCGGTGGATCACTCAGTATTTGCCAGGAGAGGTGGCCCGTGAACTGTTCGCCGCTCGGGACGCCGGCGCGGGCGAACAGCAGCAGACGGTGATCTTGGCCCGCGCGCTGGGACACGCCTACTTCCGCGAGTGGGGCCGCCGCGCACACGGTCTACACATCGCCTTCAGCGACATCGAGTTCGCTGAATTTTCGATCGGGTGA
- a CDS encoding DUF3732 domain-containing protein: protein MHLLALALYHRDGRQAPRTITFKPGALNILTGESETGKSAVLDIIEYCLGRQHISLPEGVITQTVGWYALLVQIGSTRLLLGRPRPAGASTNKAMLIIGDHTLELPAGDRMRANADTDALRAELSARLGIDDFRFEPPAGAERYAFNVSIAQAVYMCLQKQTEIANQQLLFHRQSEPGMAQMMKDTLPYFLGAAGPEQAARQRQLAEATRALRRVQRQIDESQRDNESSNAALHGLARLAQEAGMVQAVPERASAAELSVLLREAADTVVDPSAPPVFGEDGMQERLAAERQALREQLHDLNEAGALLDSWQQESQAFTGELHTQLGRLTSLQLLSPEDAGAPEVCPLCNQALEEPDPDIEQLNDLTRRLQSELTDAEALQPSRTRHRQELNEQIADVRRRLQANASALQALQASNRRLQEINDQHARQAHVQGRILQELQRTTSQSADESGSLRRQAARMQERIAELQELVDADDVRAETESHLSRIALDMTDWARELDLEHADEAEEVRISLSLLNVVLRTETSRIPLTRIGSAKNWIGYHLVAHLALHTYLLKHQRPVPHFIMFDQPTQAFFPEEVHDVGALTDADWEAVRSYFSLMRDVVNRNGQGLQIIVCDHVNLRDDWFRDAVIENWRQGKALIPTDWITEA, encoded by the coding sequence ATGCATCTGCTCGCTCTGGCCCTGTATCACCGTGATGGCAGGCAAGCACCGCGCACCATTACCTTCAAACCCGGTGCCTTGAACATCCTCACCGGAGAGTCCGAGACCGGAAAATCGGCAGTCCTCGACATCATCGAGTACTGCTTGGGACGGCAGCACATTTCGCTGCCAGAGGGCGTGATCACTCAGACGGTGGGCTGGTACGCGCTGCTCGTACAGATCGGTTCGACGCGCCTGCTTTTGGGCCGGCCCCGCCCAGCGGGAGCCTCCACCAACAAAGCCATGCTGATCATCGGCGACCACACGCTCGAGCTGCCGGCAGGCGACCGTATGAGAGCGAATGCCGACACGGACGCGCTCCGCGCAGAGCTCAGCGCTCGCCTGGGCATCGACGACTTCCGCTTCGAACCTCCGGCGGGCGCCGAACGCTACGCGTTCAACGTCTCTATTGCCCAGGCCGTTTACATGTGCCTGCAAAAGCAGACCGAGATCGCCAACCAGCAGCTGCTGTTCCATCGCCAGTCCGAGCCCGGCATGGCGCAGATGATGAAGGACACGCTGCCGTACTTCCTCGGTGCGGCCGGACCGGAACAGGCCGCACGCCAACGACAGCTTGCGGAGGCCACCCGGGCCCTGCGGCGCGTCCAGCGACAGATTGATGAGAGCCAGCGGGACAACGAATCCTCGAACGCCGCCCTGCACGGCCTGGCCCGCCTCGCCCAGGAGGCAGGCATGGTCCAGGCTGTGCCAGAGCGCGCATCGGCAGCCGAACTGAGTGTCCTGCTGCGCGAGGCGGCGGACACAGTTGTTGATCCATCGGCGCCTCCGGTGTTCGGCGAAGACGGGATGCAAGAACGCCTGGCTGCGGAGCGACAGGCGCTGAGGGAACAACTTCACGATCTCAACGAGGCCGGGGCCCTTCTCGACTCGTGGCAGCAGGAGAGTCAGGCGTTCACTGGTGAGCTCCACACCCAGCTCGGCCGCCTTACGTCTCTGCAGCTCCTCAGTCCCGAAGACGCAGGGGCGCCCGAGGTCTGTCCCCTGTGTAATCAGGCCTTGGAGGAGCCCGACCCCGACATCGAGCAGCTCAACGACCTCACGCGCCGTCTCCAGTCCGAGCTGACCGACGCAGAAGCACTTCAACCATCGCGGACCCGTCACCGTCAGGAACTCAACGAGCAGATCGCAGACGTCCGCAGGCGCCTCCAGGCCAATGCCTCAGCGCTCCAGGCCCTGCAGGCCAGTAACCGCCGTCTCCAGGAGATCAATGACCAGCACGCGCGGCAGGCTCACGTGCAAGGGCGCATTCTCCAGGAACTGCAACGAACTACGTCGCAGTCGGCAGACGAATCTGGATCGCTGCGCCGCCAGGCGGCTCGTATGCAGGAGCGGATCGCCGAACTGCAGGAACTGGTCGATGCCGACGATGTGAGGGCCGAAACGGAAAGCCACCTCAGCCGTATCGCGCTGGACATGACGGACTGGGCCCGCGAGCTGGATCTCGAGCATGCAGACGAGGCTGAAGAAGTACGCATCAGCCTCTCCCTCCTCAACGTCGTCCTGCGCACGGAAACCAGCCGTATCCCCCTCACCCGCATCGGCAGCGCGAAGAACTGGATCGGGTACCACCTCGTCGCGCACCTGGCCCTGCACACCTACCTGCTCAAACACCAGCGGCCCGTCCCGCACTTCATCATGTTCGACCAGCCCACCCAGGCCTTCTTCCCCGAAGAAGTCCATGACGTAGGCGCCCTCACCGACGCCGACTGGGAAGCAGTACGCAGCTACTTCTCCCTCATGCGAGACGTCGTCAACCGCAACGGCCAGGGACTGCAGATCATCGTGTGCGATCACGTGAACCTACGAGACGATTGGTTCCGCGACGCCGTAATCGAAAACTGGCGCCAAGGCAAAGCCCTGATCCCTACGGACTGGATCACCGAGGCATAG
- a CDS encoding Mu transposase C-terminal domain-containing protein, whose translation MAQSLEVTERTVWRWLAAAERDESAAAEPGARAQTRVRFTVTPEVRRLLALWKGNVAAVHRELTARAARQSPPAAPPPSLPTLHRAIQRDLTPGERAGLAGGERAARKHDVLLARPRPWRNKVWETDHVQAPVLVEVDGKPRRPWITWFTDCATNAITGVAVTPGHPSRESVLAALRSAVLREEPYGPFGGLPEKVRVDRGKDFLSRTVTAAFDLLDVTVEDLPAYTPHLKGTVEGLNRAVESMFLAALPGYARQPRPGKRASRPKDEVLLAFEDFTARLLDWTRWWNTEHRPSPLRGKTPLEAWQDDPTPLRDVPAADLYTFTLEDAGTRTLTTRGIRFRRRDYVGPWMTGQAGIQVRIRFMPHHDHRIEVYDAVTGRYLGPADLADQATEEQLRAVRRARSARARRLKKDLEASQRERYAAATQAEAPQRIGALTTAQAEAELAQNADSDLAQLAMPDLIPHAAPPADWCTPASLAALTTPGPPVRYPYGRDGASAPDGRDGRAAPPTTTDEDGDTS comes from the coding sequence ATGGCTCAGTCGTTGGAGGTGACCGAGCGCACGGTGTGGCGGTGGCTGGCCGCTGCCGAGCGTGACGAGTCCGCGGCCGCGGAGCCCGGGGCGCGGGCCCAGACCCGGGTCCGCTTCACTGTCACCCCGGAAGTACGCCGCCTGCTCGCGTTGTGGAAGGGCAACGTCGCGGCGGTGCATCGTGAGCTGACGGCCCGCGCTGCCCGCCAGTCCCCTCCGGCGGCTCCGCCGCCGTCGCTGCCCACCTTGCACCGCGCGATCCAGCGGGATCTGACGCCGGGGGAGCGGGCCGGGCTCGCGGGAGGAGAGCGCGCGGCGCGCAAGCATGATGTGTTGCTGGCCCGGCCGCGCCCCTGGCGGAACAAGGTGTGGGAGACCGACCACGTACAGGCCCCGGTTCTGGTCGAGGTCGACGGCAAGCCCCGCAGGCCGTGGATCACCTGGTTCACCGACTGCGCCACCAACGCGATCACCGGCGTCGCGGTCACGCCCGGGCATCCGTCGCGGGAGTCGGTGCTGGCCGCGCTGCGCTCCGCGGTCCTGCGCGAGGAACCCTACGGCCCGTTCGGCGGGCTGCCCGAGAAAGTGCGGGTGGACCGCGGCAAAGACTTCCTGTCGAGGACGGTGACCGCCGCGTTCGATCTCCTCGACGTCACCGTGGAGGACCTGCCCGCCTACACCCCTCACCTCAAGGGCACGGTGGAGGGCCTGAACCGGGCGGTGGAGAGCATGTTCCTGGCCGCGCTGCCCGGCTATGCCCGCCAGCCACGCCCGGGCAAACGGGCTTCCCGCCCGAAGGACGAAGTGCTGCTCGCCTTCGAGGACTTCACCGCCCGGCTGCTGGATTGGACACGGTGGTGGAACACCGAACATCGCCCCTCGCCGTTGCGGGGCAAGACCCCGCTTGAGGCGTGGCAGGACGATCCCACCCCGCTGCGGGACGTGCCGGCTGCGGATCTGTACACGTTCACCCTGGAGGACGCCGGCACCCGCACGCTGACCACCCGCGGCATCCGCTTCCGCAGACGCGACTACGTGGGGCCGTGGATGACCGGCCAGGCCGGGATCCAGGTCCGCATCCGCTTCATGCCCCACCACGACCATCGCATCGAGGTCTACGACGCCGTCACCGGCCGCTACCTCGGTCCTGCGGACCTGGCTGACCAGGCAACCGAAGAACAGCTCCGCGCCGTACGGCGGGCACGGTCTGCCCGCGCCCGCCGTCTGAAGAAGGATCTCGAAGCTTCCCAGCGGGAGCGCTACGCCGCCGCCACCCAGGCCGAGGCACCTCAGCGGATCGGCGCGCTGACCACCGCGCAGGCCGAGGCCGAACTCGCCCAGAATGCCGACTCCGACCTCGCGCAGCTCGCGATGCCAGACCTCATCCCGCACGCCGCGCCCCCGGCCGACTGGTGCACTCCGGCTTCCCTGGCCGCGCTGACCACGCCAGGCCCGCCCGTCCGGTACCCGTATGGACGTGACGGTGCTTCCGCCCCGGACGGCCGCGATGGGCGGGCCGCACCTCCCACCACCACCGATGAAGACGGAGACACCTCGTGA
- a CDS encoding DEAD/DEAH box helicase — MPGIQLKEHQVDQKAAFRKWVGFPARSSVPPEGARGTIVSATGSGKTITAAACALECFPGSRILVTVPTLDLLVQTAQTWRLVGHRSPMVAVCSLENDPVLNELDVRTTTNPIQLALWAGSGPVVVFATYASLVDREDIDAPEGQRKVRGPLEAALAGGERLYGQQMAGFDLAIVDEAHGTAGDLGRPWAAIHDHQRIPANFRLYLTATPRILAAPRPQKGADGQELVLASMGQDSATYGPWLAELGLSEAIERGILAGFEIDVLEIRDPSPVFGESEEALRGRRMALLQTALLEHAAKWNLRTVMTFHQRVEEAAAFAEKLPKTAAELYVNDVTDEDLAKAEALPKSSIDAEFYELEAGRHVPPDRVWAAWLCGDHLVSERREVLRQFANGIDANNRRVHRAFLASVRVLGEGVDITGERGVEAICFADTRGSQVEIVQNIGRALRLNRDGSTKVARIIVPVFLQPGEDPQDMVASASFRPLVAVLQGLRSHDERLVEQLASRALTHGKRKVHVRRDEDGRIVGAGGEGDGEDQEQDGADAAAESALLHFSSPRDAATIAAFLRTRVYRPESLAWLEGYEALLRWRRENEITGLYAVPYDTEVEVGITKDFPLGRWVHQQRKTLRAGELDPHRKELLDAPEAGMVWEPGEEAWEAKLATLRSYRRATGHLAPRQDAVWTDPADGVPVPIGQHMANLRRKGAKNGLGKDPKRAEQRAAQLTAIDPDWNCPWPLDWQRHYRVLADLVDADGSLPDIAPGVLMDGDDIGKWLQQQKQPAVWARLLPEQQERLTTLGIKPLEAPSPAPAGRRATKGPSKAQQAFQRGLAALAQWVEREGADRPVPRGHAEEITVDGEAQPVVVKLGVWVSNTRARRGKLAQEQLNALRELGVEWA, encoded by the coding sequence ATGCCGGGTATTCAGCTCAAGGAACACCAGGTTGACCAGAAGGCGGCTTTCCGTAAATGGGTGGGATTCCCTGCAAGATCATCTGTGCCCCCGGAGGGTGCTCGGGGCACGATCGTGTCAGCGACCGGTTCGGGCAAGACGATCACTGCGGCCGCGTGCGCGCTGGAGTGCTTCCCGGGCAGCCGGATCCTCGTCACGGTGCCGACCCTGGACCTGCTCGTGCAGACCGCCCAGACGTGGCGCCTGGTGGGCCACCGATCCCCGATGGTGGCGGTGTGCTCGCTGGAGAACGACCCGGTCCTGAACGAGCTGGACGTGCGCACCACCACCAACCCGATCCAGCTCGCCCTATGGGCAGGTTCGGGGCCCGTGGTCGTGTTCGCCACGTACGCCTCCCTGGTGGACCGTGAGGACATCGATGCACCCGAGGGCCAGCGGAAGGTTCGCGGGCCGCTGGAGGCCGCTCTGGCAGGCGGGGAGCGGCTCTACGGGCAGCAGATGGCGGGCTTCGACCTCGCGATCGTGGACGAGGCCCACGGAACCGCAGGTGATCTTGGTCGGCCGTGGGCCGCTATCCACGACCACCAGCGGATCCCCGCCAACTTCCGCCTCTACCTCACCGCGACCCCGCGCATCCTGGCGGCTCCCCGGCCGCAGAAGGGCGCTGACGGCCAGGAGCTGGTGCTGGCGTCGATGGGCCAGGACTCCGCCACCTACGGGCCGTGGCTGGCCGAGCTCGGGCTCTCAGAGGCGATCGAGCGCGGAATCCTCGCGGGATTCGAGATCGACGTGCTCGAAATCCGCGACCCCTCCCCCGTCTTCGGCGAGTCGGAGGAGGCGCTGCGGGGACGGCGCATGGCTCTACTGCAGACGGCACTGCTGGAGCACGCCGCGAAGTGGAACCTGCGCACCGTGATGACGTTCCACCAACGGGTAGAGGAGGCCGCCGCGTTCGCGGAGAAGCTGCCCAAGACGGCGGCCGAGCTGTACGTCAACGACGTCACCGACGAGGACCTGGCGAAGGCGGAGGCCCTGCCGAAGTCCTCCATCGACGCGGAGTTCTACGAGCTGGAGGCCGGCCGCCACGTACCCCCGGACCGGGTGTGGGCGGCGTGGCTGTGCGGCGACCACCTCGTCAGCGAGCGGCGCGAGGTCCTGCGGCAGTTCGCCAACGGCATCGACGCGAACAACCGGCGCGTGCACCGGGCGTTCCTTGCCTCGGTGCGGGTGCTTGGGGAGGGCGTGGACATCACCGGCGAGCGGGGCGTGGAGGCTATCTGCTTCGCCGACACCCGCGGCTCCCAGGTGGAGATCGTGCAGAACATCGGCCGCGCGCTCAGGCTCAACCGCGACGGCTCCACCAAGGTCGCGCGGATCATCGTGCCGGTCTTCCTCCAGCCCGGCGAGGACCCGCAGGACATGGTCGCCAGCGCCTCGTTCCGCCCCCTCGTAGCGGTCCTTCAGGGCCTGCGCTCGCACGATGAGCGCCTGGTCGAGCAGCTCGCCTCCCGCGCCCTCACCCACGGCAAGCGCAAGGTCCACGTCCGGCGCGACGAGGACGGGCGGATCGTCGGTGCCGGCGGCGAAGGGGACGGCGAGGACCAGGAGCAGGACGGCGCCGACGCCGCTGCCGAGTCCGCGCTGCTGCACTTCTCCAGCCCGCGCGACGCCGCCACGATCGCCGCATTCCTGCGCACCCGGGTCTACCGGCCGGAGTCCCTGGCCTGGCTGGAGGGATACGAGGCGCTGCTGCGCTGGCGCAGGGAGAACGAGATCACCGGCCTGTACGCCGTCCCGTACGACACCGAGGTCGAGGTCGGCATCACCAAGGACTTCCCGCTGGGGCGGTGGGTGCACCAGCAGCGCAAGACGCTGCGCGCCGGCGAACTCGATCCGCACCGCAAGGAGCTGCTCGACGCGCCCGAGGCCGGGATGGTGTGGGAGCCCGGCGAGGAAGCCTGGGAAGCCAAGCTCGCCACGCTCCGGTCCTACCGGCGGGCCACCGGGCATCTCGCCCCCCGTCAGGACGCCGTGTGGACCGACCCCGCCGACGGCGTTCCCGTTCCGATCGGACAGCACATGGCCAACCTGCGGCGGAAGGGCGCGAAGAACGGCCTGGGCAAGGACCCGAAGCGGGCGGAGCAGCGTGCGGCGCAGCTCACCGCGATCGACCCGGACTGGAACTGCCCCTGGCCACTGGACTGGCAACGCCACTACCGCGTCCTGGCGGACCTGGTCGACGCCGACGGCAGCCTGCCCGACATCGCACCCGGCGTACTCATGGACGGCGACGACATCGGCAAGTGGCTCCAACAGCAGAAGCAGCCGGCCGTCTGGGCACGGCTCCTGCCCGAACAGCAGGAACGGCTGACCACGCTCGGCATCAAACCGCTCGAGGCGCCGTCTCCCGCCCCGGCGGGAAGGCGTGCGACGAAGGGCCCGAGCAAGGCGCAGCAGGCGTTCCAGCGGGGCCTGGCAGCCCTCGCGCAGTGGGTGGAGCGGGAAGGCGCGGACCGGCCGGTGCCTCGCGGCCACGCCGAGGAGATCACGGTCGACGGCGAGGCGCAGCCGGTAGTCGTGAAGCTGGGCGTATGGGTATCGAACACCCGCGCGAGACGGGGCAAGCTCGCCCAGGAACAGCTCAACGCCCTACGGGAGCTGGGTGTGGAGTGGGCATAG
- a CDS encoding ATP-binding protein, producing the protein MTAATYQYVDLPDASVVTTRALLTARENITDTVAARAMMCIHGGAGFGKTLAVNTCLRELEPGEDVRKITFRARPTARAVRYELFTALDLAGEPPRHPSEFDRLLKTALAERPRTFLVDEAQWLNGEAFEYFRYLWDEPSTQLAIIFVGGAGCHTVLRREPMLSSRVFIWQQFTRLTPDEVLEVIPLFHPVWADADPEDIAFADQHAAHGNFRAWAQLTAHARTALARTGRARVDQEVLRWAFSRLA; encoded by the coding sequence GTGACCGCGGCCACCTACCAGTACGTCGACCTGCCCGACGCCTCCGTGGTCACCACCCGCGCCCTGCTCACCGCCCGGGAGAACATCACCGACACCGTCGCCGCCCGCGCCATGATGTGCATCCACGGCGGCGCCGGCTTCGGCAAGACCCTCGCCGTCAACACCTGCCTGCGCGAACTCGAGCCCGGCGAGGACGTCCGCAAGATCACCTTCCGCGCCCGGCCCACCGCCCGCGCAGTGCGCTACGAACTGTTCACCGCCCTCGACCTGGCCGGCGAGCCACCGCGCCACCCCAGCGAATTCGACCGCCTGCTGAAAACGGCCCTGGCTGAACGCCCTCGTACCTTCCTCGTCGACGAGGCCCAGTGGCTCAACGGGGAGGCGTTCGAATACTTCCGCTACCTCTGGGACGAACCCTCAACCCAGCTCGCCATCATTTTCGTCGGCGGCGCGGGCTGCCACACCGTGCTGCGCCGCGAACCGATGCTGTCCTCCCGTGTCTTCATCTGGCAGCAGTTCACCCGCCTCACACCCGACGAGGTCCTCGAGGTGATCCCTCTGTTCCACCCGGTCTGGGCTGACGCTGACCCCGAGGACATCGCCTTCGCCGACCAGCACGCCGCGCACGGCAACTTCCGCGCCTGGGCCCAGCTGACCGCCCACGCCCGTACCGCACTGGCCCGTACGGGACGTGCCCGCGTCGACCAGGAGGTGCTGCGCTGGGCCTTCAGCCGCCTCGCCTGA
- a CDS encoding ABC-three component system protein, with product MTEKMPHSAAGQMLGYLYQCEWALVELAQRWFKDAEATLRMEMLDDIDLLHGSVPVELVQSKHHGGQGEIGSTSADLWRSINSWCDALEILGDAPLPLLRLVTTQQVSAGSLLEKLRADPQTRDVAAALAALEELAGDDEGPKTTRPWRERFLRCTPVVREALVGQIVVDDLAPRVSEVDSKLREVIGVWKTDQGQSQEILEELKGWWWGVSKEMLDRSNPSRRETVSAEELRTKIDYVMSKYAQTSLPISDRLERLTEEEVARYKDRVFVAQLQLLKLGRRSIRFHLGEYHHAWTHRSRWLHRHYVAQSELDQFESDLRREWEQVFSKLADAFDAGEYGDDAVKAGVDILDKAMAAVETLRLRPQVEKRWVARGTLHALADLATQDDEPVGWHPDFENLLSQSSDTADGEE from the coding sequence GTGACAGAGAAGATGCCCCACTCAGCGGCTGGCCAGATGCTGGGCTACCTCTACCAGTGCGAGTGGGCGTTGGTAGAGCTGGCGCAGCGGTGGTTCAAGGACGCAGAGGCCACGCTACGCATGGAGATGCTGGACGACATTGACCTGCTGCACGGGTCAGTTCCTGTCGAGCTTGTGCAGTCCAAGCATCATGGCGGTCAGGGAGAGATCGGCTCCACCAGTGCTGATCTGTGGCGTTCTATCAATTCCTGGTGCGATGCCTTAGAGATCCTCGGGGACGCGCCGCTGCCGCTGCTCCGCTTGGTCACCACGCAGCAGGTTTCTGCCGGGAGCCTCCTGGAGAAGCTGCGCGCCGATCCGCAGACGCGCGATGTAGCCGCAGCTCTAGCAGCTCTTGAGGAGCTAGCTGGTGATGACGAGGGTCCGAAGACGACACGCCCTTGGCGGGAGCGCTTCCTCCGGTGTACTCCGGTGGTCCGGGAGGCTCTGGTGGGCCAGATCGTCGTGGACGATCTTGCGCCTCGAGTGTCAGAGGTGGACTCTAAGCTCCGTGAAGTGATCGGCGTATGGAAGACGGATCAGGGCCAGAGCCAAGAGATCCTGGAGGAGCTGAAGGGCTGGTGGTGGGGGGTCTCCAAGGAGATGCTCGACCGCTCCAACCCCAGCCGGAGGGAGACTGTTTCCGCCGAGGAACTGCGCACGAAGATCGACTATGTGATGAGCAAGTACGCGCAGACCTCGTTGCCCATCAGCGACCGGCTGGAAAGGCTCACCGAGGAAGAGGTGGCCCGGTACAAGGACCGCGTCTTCGTTGCCCAGCTCCAGCTCCTGAAACTGGGACGCCGAAGCATCCGATTCCATCTCGGCGAGTATCACCACGCATGGACCCATCGATCTCGCTGGCTCCACCGTCACTACGTCGCCCAGAGCGAACTCGACCAGTTCGAGTCAGATCTCCGGCGTGAATGGGAGCAGGTGTTCTCCAAACTCGCCGACGCTTTTGACGCTGGCGAGTACGGGGACGATGCGGTCAAGGCCGGTGTGGACATTCTGGACAAGGCCATGGCTGCTGTAGAAACACTGCGGCTGCGTCCGCAGGTGGAGAAGCGGTGGGTCGCCCGCGGCACGCTTCACGCTTTGGCCGATCTGGCTACGCAGGACGACGAGCCGGTGGGCTGGCATCCCGACTTCGAGAACCTGCTGTCCCAGTCGTCTGATACTGCTGACGGGGAGGAATAG
- a CDS encoding three component ABC system middle component: MSAPARQLPEAAALFNPAFGAYVLAHCVAAHMAAGPSLPLPLPSSFLVLPLVLPPDSRAALPRDVRTPLASWLADNPIQRASYPHRAVSLTHYTRASQRFGVRHNVLTVHSSGLAVTRQPRRPNANSHGAELVDCTRAAALVGRWLAATSPATAFALLGVRP, translated from the coding sequence ATGTCGGCTCCCGCGCGTCAACTCCCTGAAGCTGCAGCCCTGTTCAATCCCGCCTTCGGGGCGTATGTGCTGGCGCACTGTGTAGCGGCCCACATGGCAGCGGGCCCCAGTCTGCCTCTCCCCTTGCCGAGCAGCTTCCTGGTCCTTCCCCTGGTGCTGCCGCCGGACTCCCGCGCCGCGCTCCCGAGAGATGTCCGCACGCCGCTGGCCAGCTGGCTGGCTGATAATCCGATCCAGCGCGCGTCATACCCGCACCGCGCCGTCTCGCTAACGCATTACACCCGCGCGTCCCAGCGGTTCGGCGTCCGGCACAACGTGTTGACGGTGCATTCCAGCGGCCTCGCAGTGACCAGACAGCCCAGGCGTCCCAACGCGAACAGTCATGGAGCGGAGCTCGTCGACTGCACACGCGCTGCGGCCCTCGTTGGCCGTTGGCTTGCAGCGACATCGCCTGCTACCGCATTCGCCCTGCTCGGGGTCCGCCCCTAG